The genomic interval ccccacaacatgatgttgccacccccgtgcttcatggttaggatggtgttcttcggcttgcaagcttccccctttttcctccaaacataacgatattCATTACGTCCAAACAgctatatttttatttcatcagaccagaggacatttctccaaagtacgatctttgtccccatgtgcagttgcaaaccgtagtctggcttttttttatggcggttttggagcagtggctttttccttgctgagcggactttcatgttatgtcgaattaggacttgttttactgtggatatagatacttttgtacctgtttcctccagcatcttcacaaggtcatttgctgttgttctgggattgatttgcaattttctcaccaaagtacgttcatctcttcctgagcagtatgacggctgcgtggtcccattgtgtttatacttgcgtactattgtttgtacagatgagcgtggtaccttcaggcgtttggaaattgctcccaaggatgaaccagacttgtggaggtctacaattctttttctgaggtcttggctgatttcttttgattttcccatgatgtcaagcaaagaggcagtgcgtttgaaggtaggccttgaaatacatccactaaTACACCTccaatgactcaaatgatgtcaattagcctatcagaagattctaaagccatgacatcaatttctggaattttccaagctgtttaaaggcacagtcaacttagtgtatgtaaacttctgacccactggaattgtgatacagtgaaatataagtgaaataatctgtctgtaaacaattgttggaaaattgcttgtgtcattcacaaagtagatgtcctaaccgacttgccaaaactatagtttgttaacaagaaatttgtggagtggttgaaaaacgagtgttCTTctaagtgtaagtaaacttccgacttcaactgtatatatgggTAGAATCTACTGTACACCAAAACCAATTAGCTAAGGTGCTCGATGCAAAATTGTAAACTGGAGAAACAGTCAGATGATAATTTATTTAAATAGAGGCTAAGTTTTTTTTTATCGACTTTCAGAGAATATTTGTAATAACGGAGCTGTGAGTCAGGAAGCAGCTGAAACGTTTTATAAAACAGCGAAACCAGTAACGAGACAATTCCAATTCCATGTATCGGCTACATGCCGATAAACAAGAACAATAACTGGTGAGAAAACataagggagtgacatataaaggggagGAAATGATGAcggtaatgaagtccaggtgtgaatcatgaACAGGTGTacataatgatgagtgccagatgtgtgtaatgatgaatcCAAGGACCGGTCGTTAGTATTCTGGCGATGTCGTATGCCGGAGGAGAGGATCAGAAGAGGATGTGACAATATTCCCACAAACAATTATGGAGTGCAACTCTTCACGTTGCACGGTAGGCCTTATGTTCATCATCTTCAATATCTGCAATAAATGGGAACATCACCCAACTAAAGACCTACGTCTGGAACGTCAATTACCTACATTATGTGGACGCCTCATGAACTGCTCTCAACCTGTACCAATAGTGTATCATAAGGAATTGCCATTACATCCAATTTAGGACAGCATTATTTGTAAGGTTCATGTGATCAAGTATGTACTTTAGGCTTCTCTCCACATTAAAAAAAAAGCTACCTAACCTAAGACAAAGAGAAGTAACACCAGCCCCTAAAAAGTAACTTTAATTTCTAGCAAGACAGGATTGACACAGGCCCTTATCCACCTAAGATGAAAGGAGTCTGGGAAAAACACCAGCCCATTTTTAATAGCAATCTTTACGGTTTGCAAGAAATATCCCCTTTCGACTTGCAAGTTTAACTAAAGTCAATGAGTGTCCGTTTTTAACAAAAGCTTTTCACTCCTTATTTGTTTTAATACATTGAGCGAATCAGACctacattgtaaaaaaaatactCCCAAAACCATTATTCAATGGACAAGAAAACTCTAGCACAAACCAAAATGATAAATGtttattaaattatttttttacacTTAGAACACAATTTATTTGGAAGTTAAAGTGGAATGTTTTTCATACACTGCATAGTAAATTCTCCCCACTACACACATACAGAGTATGCACAGTTCAACTGCAGCTCAGCGGTATAATACATGTATCCTCTTTGATTTTTCAAAGATTGTGTATAGCAACTCAATATACAAGATTCGCTAAAGCATAAGGAAGTAACACTGGATAAAAAGTGTTGTGTCAGACATAGGGCATTCCCTCATCACAGGTTCTACCATTAGGGATTCAAAGCACACACTTTTCCTCGTTGTGTTGTATTCCTTATACACGGTCATCTTACTTGCCTCAGAGAACTTAACATTCAGCAGTCAGAACTATGCCAAGTTAAGCAGTCATTTCATGTTTCTAAAAAAGGCAAGCTTATGTAACACATTTAAATAATAAGTTCAACTTCATTAAAGTGACAGAAAATACTGATCCAAACCTTTACAATATAGCCTTAGCAGTGTCagtaataaaaaataattaaacgACACCAGAAATGCCTAATATACCAACACTTACAGTGCCAAGAGAAAGTATGTGACCCTAACAATAGACATACATAGTgtctaataacacacaaattgtatttgtccttgtctatattgaatacataatttaaacattcagtgTAGGTTGGATTAAGTATGTGAACCCCtcggctaatgacttctccaaaagctaattggagtcaggagtcagctaacctggggttcaatcaatgagacgagattggagatgttggttagtgctgccttgccctataaaaaacctccacatttgagtttgctattcacaagaagtattgcctgatgtgaaccatgcctcgaacaaaagaggtctcagaagacctaagattaagaattgttgacttgcataaagctggaaagggttacaaaagtatctctaaaagccttgatgttcatcagtaaGACACATTTCAgaactgttgctactctccctaggagtggccatcctgcaaagatgactgcaagagcacagcacagaatgctcaatgaggttaagaagaatcctagtgtcaACTAAAGATTTACAAAAATCTCTGGAACACGCTAACATCTCTGAcagagtctacgatacgtaaaacactaaacaaggatggtgttcatgggaggacaccacggaagaagcacCTGCTGTACAAAAAAACATTGCTAcaagtctgaagtttgcaaaagtgcacctggatgttccacagcgctactgacAGAATATTccgtggacagatgaaactacagttgagttgtttggaaggaacacacaacactgtgtggagaaaaaaaggcacagcacaccaacaccaacttcatctcaactgtaaagtatggtggagggagcatcgtgtttggggctgctttgctgcatcagggcctggacagcttgctatagTCGACAGAAAAAtgtattcccaagtttatcaagacattttgccaGAGAATGTAAGGCTGTCtcccaattgaagctcaacagaagaagttgggtgatgaaacaggacattgacccaaaacagaagtaaatcaacaatagAATGGTTTCAACAGAAGTCCTGACCTCAAcacgattgagatgctgtggcatgacctcgagcaGTTCACGCCAGACatcaagaatattgctgaactgaaacagttttgtaaagaatggtcctcctgactgttgtgcaGATCTGagccgcaactacagaaaacatttggttgaggttattgctgcaaaAGGAGGGtaaaccagttattaaatccaagggttcacatacttttcccaccctgcactgtgaatgtttacacggtgtgttcaataaagataaacgtataattgtttgttttATTCATTTAAGCAGACTCTTTTGtctgtgacctagatgaagatcagatcattttatgaccaatttatgcagaaatccaggtattttcaaagggttcacatactttcttGCCAGTGTATATACTGTCCAATATGCCCACAGGAATTGATTACAGCAGACACTGATCGGCACTGAAGGCCAATATCAAACATTGCCAGAGATAGCCCTCTTTATTGGGTCATTTTATCACTGGGATTGTTCCATAATATCTTGTGCCTAAGACCAAAATCAGCAACAATGAAAAGCTACAGTGAAATGTATATACATCTGGTTGCAAATAATTGTCTGTGGTTTCAACTGGACCCTGTAAGCTGCTCATCCATTATCAGATGTCTGTATATTGgtttttgtctgtgtgtttgcatgtgtatcTTGTACACATTTGTGTGTATATTCttaccatttacattacatttacatttaagtcatttagcagacgctcttatccagagcgacttacaaattggtgcattcaccttatgacaccaCGTGTGTGATCCAACATTTACAACGACACAAAAGGTCATGGCCCCCATTTTCTGCATTGATCAATTGTCTGTGGCCAATCTGTGAGTTTCGCGAGCCTGTTTGTCACAGCATCAGGTGATGGGAAGTGACAGTGCAGTGCTATCAGATGTCCGTGGTCTCCAGGATCCTGGGCGTGTCCATCTCCCCGTTGGTGCAGCGCTTGCCGTTGCTCTGTCCATTGGCTCGGTAGTGCACACTGCCACCTGGCTTAATGATGGTGTCCTCCTCAGGGGCGGTGAGCTCCAGGCTGACTGTAGCGCGACTCGTCTCGGTCCCAGAGGAGTTGGTGTTGTAGTGGGAGTAGGAATCTGTCCATTTCCACACCAGCTTGGTCTGTGCCCATTTCCTCCTAAGACATGCCTGCACCTATGGAACCAGACACCGAGTGGTTTAAGAGCAACATAAATGCTAGCTTGAACATTCTCAGTAAATACATAAGAATTTCTGAATGATCATGATTATATTAATAAATAGAAATGTAAATTGTAATAGGTATACTGAGCTTAATAATCATATTTAAGATGCTGGCACATACCTCTGCATTGTAAAAGCAGAATATAATTGCGACCAGGAGTCCCTATATAAAATAAAAGTAATTCAGTGAATATTGAGTGTGGAAAGGTTATACCAATGTTTTGAACacaccatacatactgtatataggctaGATATATTCATTTTGTAAGGCACTGTCTTTGCTACCAAACATCGATTTAGGTTTGTATAGAATGGAACTGTGAGCAGCACCATCCAATCTATACCTGGAAATGTGCAAAAATGTTCATGATGAACTCGTAGATGGCCCTGGCCTTACGTCCCTCTGGCCTCCAGGGAACCAGGATGAACTGGGCTCCCAGCAGAGGGATCAGGATGAGAGTGGCTCTCACCACCTTCATATAGGCATTAGACTCTGCACTGTGGGTCACCTGCAGCTTGGTGATCAACACACGCACTATATTGAGCAGGAAGAACAGGTTCACCTGGAAGAGAGtgtagaagaggaagaggaatagAGTGAGTGAATTGAGTGATTGCATTCAGTGATCGATTGTTTTCCATGAGCAATTGGGTACTTGCAATTCAAACCCAAtactaaatttaaaaaataataattctgtTTGAGAACACTTTGGTTTCTATTTCTGCTAAATGTTTGTTTTGGTAGTGCAGAATCACCAGCAGGGCAGCATGGACAGGCCCATGGATGATGTAGAGCAGGTGTGTGTCGGAACTGATCCAGCATctgggagacagagacaaacCTTAGCTCAACTGAGACAGAAACATCTGATTCTCAGTTTAACTGACATATAAGTAACTGACAATGTTCTAATGCAGTATAAAACGCAGAATGTCAATCTATGCCACTAATATGCACTGTATTCAGAGGGAGTTATGACACATTACCTGTCATCATAGAAGAGCCCACGTGCCACAGCATGTGTGATGGCAGGAATGATGGGGAAGcctgggagagagacggaggattTCATGACTGTCGAGCTTCCATAAGGCCTTCATAGATATGACATAACAAATGGAGctctcctcggggacccccaGACATTTCACAATTTTGTTGTAGCTCTGAACTAGCTCACTTGATTCACCTATTCAAGGGCTTGATTagctgacaagttgaatcaggtgtgctagctctggTATATATCGAATTGGcgtcccagaggagaggttcaAGAACTGATAAAGTACAGGTAATGGCTGGAACTGAATAAATGGTATATCAAACATGCAGTTTCCATGTGTTAGATACCAATCATTCACTAAATGTGATAGAGATATGAAAGCATAGAAGACTCATTGCACATTATGTAAGGGGAACTGCACGTccttaccttcaggctatgcCAAAACACTACATCCCAACCGTTCTACCACCTCCGGTCTCTtagccctcccacccctacgggagggcggctcccgctcagcccagccAAAGCTATTATCTGTCCTGGCAGCCCAATGggggaaccagcttcccccttaAGTCAGGACAGAGGAGTCCCTGCCTATCTTGCGAAAACTTCTGAAACCTTACCCCGAGTATCTTCTATAACTCACAGCACCCCGGGCCTCtgataaattactaaaatgtcaatgtaagTAAATTATGTGCTAGGGGATCAGGATGGTCAAACAGCAATGAATATCAGACAGCAGAGCAGGACAGCAATTTGAAAAGTGAAAAATAAAGATGTAGTCACTCACCCCAACCCAGGACATAGTACCAGCCCAGCTTCTGCTCTCCCACAAACACAGCCACGATGATGAGAGTGTGCAGGTAGATCCCCTCACACAGCATCCAGAAGTAGTTGGATCCAAACGTATACTGGTTCAGGACTGTCAGGATCTTGCATCCAATCtgagagagaacaacacaggacagaGGTTGTTTTTATAAAATGCTAAACTTTAAGCGGTCACTGGCACTCATTTCCACACATTGTGGAGTGTAGCACCTCAAAATGTTCACCAACAGAGTTCAACTAGTAGCTATTCACCCTGATTGCAGAGGTGCACAGTACTTACAGGGTTGCTGGCCCCTAGCTGCTGGTTGTTGGCTACAGCAGAGAGCCAGATGACGGTGCAGATGGAGTTGAAGATAAAGGACAGAAACATGTTCTTATGGAGGGAGATCCTCTGGCAGCTCAGACTCCTAATGGGAGTTTTAGAACAGAGAGAGGCACACTTAGGAAACAAACAAGTGTGTAAATGTATCTACACTGGCTCGTATAGGGTCATAGGAAAGATCAGTCTTTCATTTGACTATGTGAATTAATGTTTGTAATGTAGGGAAAAACCAAAGACCTCTGTTTAGAATATAGGGCTCTGGTGTAGGAAGAGCAATACAAACAAAATCACTTTGATTAGAGGGTGTACAGTGAAAAGGTACACTAAAGTGACATTCAGAGCACAGTCTATCTGGTGGGTCCATAGATGAAACAATGCATGACTCACTTGAAGTAGGAGAAGATGCAGAGTGAGATGATGAGAGATACCACAGACAATCCATGTCCCACAATGGCCAAGTAGTACAAGCTAAACGCAAACTGGGCAAGAAGGTGAAGCATTAATTCCCTTCTTTAACCTGGTAAACTCAGACACCATCTGGTGGTATTTTCTAAACGACACATAACATGTAAAATCCCTTCATTACATACATCTAGACTTCAAGAAGTCCAAGAAACGCATGCCTAGTATTGTTAGAAAAGGTAAGAACCGTGGGATTCTGATACAGGTGTACAGCAACAACGTTCCCATAATTGTCCCCATGTTAGGGAATAAGAGATTTGAAAGTCTAGGTTTGAAATAAAATATGTCACAATTACCATACCAAAAGGATACATTTTTTGTCATATATTTTTCCTGGCACTCAAAACATGTGCAAAATCCTACAGTAAGACAGCCATTTTAAAAGTGCAGGCCCAATGCAACGTGCCATGCCTTCTTACAGGAATGCtatgcatacagtgccttcagaagttATTCactccccttgactttttccacataaaatgtattcaattgagattgtgtcactggcctacacggCATACCCTATAATGTCAAATGAGAATTTTGTTGTTTAGAAATTAATTAATgatgtttacaaatgaatgaaAAATCAAGTgcggaaatgtcttgagtcaataagtattcaacccctttgttatggcaagcctaaagttcaggagtaaaaatgtgcttaacaattcacataataagttgcatggacacttgaatgactacctcatcgctgtaccccacacatacagataattgtaaggtccctcagttgagcagtgaatttaaaaCTTAGTCAACCACAAATACCTGGGAGGTTTTGAATTGAATCTTTGAGAGTGGTGAAATTATTAGTTACActttgtatggtgtatcaatacacccagtcactactaagatacaggcgtccttcctaactcagttgccggagaggacggaaaccactcagggatttcaccatgaggtcaatagTGAGGCCAatttaaaacagtaaaaaaaaaaaataataagtttaatggctgtgataggagaaaactgatggatcaacattgtagttactacaCAATACTAAACTTAATGAAAATAACGAAAAGGAGGAagccaaaacatgcatcctgtttgaaaTATAGCACTCAAGTAAAACTGAAAAAAATGTGGATAAGAAATTCACTTTATTCCCAGAATACAAAGCGtgatgtttggggcaaatacaacaaATCACTaacacttcatattttcaagcatggtgatggcagcatcatgttatgggtatgcttgtcataggCAAGGGCTAGGGTGTTTTTTAAGATGAAAATACAATAAAGAGtgctaagcacaggaaaaatcctagaggaaaacctggttgtctgcatTAAAACAGACACTGGTAGGCAAATgtacctttcagcaagacaataacctaaatcacaaggccaaatatacaccaAGAGGATATTGAATGTTGCTGTGGCCTAGTTACAATTGACTAAAATcgtcttgaaaatatatggcaagtcttgaaaatggctgtctagcaatgatcaataaccaacttgacagagcttgaagaatttaaaaaataatactgtgcaaatattgtgcaatccaggtgtacaaagctcttcgacttacccagaaaggctcagctgttatcactgccaaaggtgattctaacatgtattgactcaggggtgtgaatacttatgttattGAGATATTTCAGTATTTCATTTGAAAtcaaatttgcaaacatttctaaagacATGTTTTCATATTGTTATTATGGCGTATTTTGTGTTGAATGTGTTGAGAAAACAAATTTcatccatttttaattcaggctaaAGGGACTGTATAAGGAGAAAGCGGAAGTCTTAACATTTTCACTGATGTAATCAACTCATGTCAGATTCCCAGTTAGTCCACTAGAAGATCACATGACATTACCACTTGAAACTAGAGGCGTCTGGTTTGGGTAGTACCTCAGTCCAAAAATGGCTGAACGGATTTTCAAGCCTGACATTTTAAAACGACCCAAAAGTTATCATAAAAAAAGAAATGTAACAGACATGCGAAGGAAATTCAAAGTTATTTTACGATTCATTTTTCCCATTGGAAACAAGAGATCAACAGCGAATATGGAGGATGCATTCAAGGTCATGACATTAAATGTGGATGGAAAAGAAATGTATTGCTTTATGCTGACCACCAGGGTGTACTCTTTCCATTCATACAACGTTTTTACACTTTTGGTGACTTGACCTAAATTACATACTCTATTACTATGACCATAGCATAGCACATGATTTATGGCCTATGGGAGGATTCTTATGATATCGCCAGCAGTAAAGATTTGAGCTAGATTTCCAAAAATACAAGTGTTGTAGCTTTCGAAAGATATGCCACTTTCTATTTTCTGACTGAAATTGACAGAGTGGGTAGCAGTTAAGCTCCGTGGGGCCAAAACAACCCTCAGAGTTTAACAGGTATTAACTAAATGAACACAATAGAGAGAGATGAACTTAAAAACAATCACTAAATTGACTAACAAAATTGTCTAAGCCACTGTCAAAATTACTAAACAAGTTGGCTTAGAAGTATACCGTCAGTTTGTCCTTAGTGTACATCTGACACTGGGTGTAATTGGACCAAATACGGTTGCTCTCAGGGTGACGAAACCACTGTCCGTCCGAGTTGCACACTTTAGTTGCTTTCTCTGTTTGAATGGACACAGGGAGAGGATGGGTGTCAAAAAACACTTCAGGCAAGGCATCATTATTAAATATCAAGTCAGTTTAATTGTAATTGTTAGATGTGTGGCTGGGCTGTTTACCCGAGGGGTCAAAGTCCTGGAAGTACACAGGGCAGAGCTGCATGGCCGTGCCAGGGGCAGAGTCATCCCAACACAGCCAGCCGTCCCACGTGCGGTTACAGAATGTGCCTGCAAGGGGCGACAACAGAAGAGTAGCtgtgtacagtatattatagtaatGCAACTGTTTCATATTTCAAATGTTTAGGTTCATTGCCTTTGTTATCTCTGAACTGTTTTATTATATCATGGACATAATATAAAGAGAGTTGACATTGTTAGTGATATTAGAACTTCTAAAAAACCTAGGGCTAAATCTGTCACCATAAAATACAGTGTTGAGGCATttacgacaaagtgaaaacggtCTCTTATTCCCTGTTAAatgtttaaaatgtctcttcaAAATTACTGATTTACTAAATTGAAAATAGTATAAATGCATTTAAAATAGAGAAACAGCTACATGTGCAAAATAAAAGTCACTTTAAAAAAACAGTCCTAGTGAACAATACAATGAAGTCTGTGTCCAGGTTGTATGTACAGAAATAGAGTGCAAAACAACATTTCAAAAGCCTTTATTTAGTGAGTTCGAGATACAGGGGCAGCTTGGACACAAAGACCACTTCCCCTCCTTTCAGACCTGAGGGTAGTCACTTCCCTTCCCCCCTGACCTGCACCACGCCGCTATATtgtatgtgtgtgcacgtgtgtagtGCCTCACCAGCTTCATTGCGTGGTGGGTCATAGATGATCTTCAGATAGCACTCAAACTGAGCTGAGAGGATCTGGCTGCGGGTCACGGTGGTCGACAAAGGGATGTTGGGCACCTCCTCGGATGCCAGCATGGTCCCCACATCTTCACAGTGGCATACCTATTGGATGTTTAACAGCCCCTTTTATATAGTTTCTAatcagacaaaaacacacatattcAGGAGTCTCTCACCTCAACGGCCAGTAGAAGCACCGGAAGCCATAGCGCTGGGATCCTCCACATTTTTCTATATGGGACAAAGAGAGGTGTTGCCAGTGAGCATAGGTGaactacagtggcttgtgaaagtagtCACCCCCTTTGGAAtttgtcctattttgttgccttacaacctggaattaaaatagatttgtgtggggtttgtatcatttgatttacacaacgtgcctaccactttgaagatgcaaaatctTTGTgaaacaagacaacaacaaaaaaactgaaaacttgagcgtgcataactattcatcccccaaagtcaatactttgtagagccaccttttgcagcaattacagctgcaagtctcttggggtatctCCCTATAAACTTGGCctatctagccactgggatttttgcccattctacaaggcaaaactgctccagctccttgaagttggatgggttcagcttgtgtacagcaatctttaagtaataccacagattctcaattggattgaggtctgggctttgactaggacatttaaatgttccccttaaaccactcgagtgttgctttagaagTAAGtttagggttattgtcctgctggaaggtgaacctctgtcgcagtctcaaatctctggaagactgaagaaacaggtttccctcaaggatTTCCCTTAATTTaacaccatccatcattccttccattcttaccagtttcccagtccctgccgatgaagaacatccccacagcataatgctacCAGCACGGTTCACCTTGAGGATGTTGTCCTCAgagtgatgagagatgttgggtttgtgccagacatagcgttttccttgatggccaaaaaactacattttagtctcatctgaccagagtgccTTATTCcaaatgtttggggagtctcccacatggcgaacaccaaatgtgtttgcttatttttttctttaagcaatgtcttttttctggccactcttccgtaaagcccagctcagtGGAGTGTACAGCtaaaagtggtcctatggacagatactccaatctccactgtggagctttgcagctccttcagggttatctttggtctctttgcctctctgattaatgcctcCATTGCCTGGTCTGtaagttttggtgggcagccttCTCTTGGCAGgattgttgtggtgccatattctttcaattttttaatgtgggatgttcaaagtatGAAAAGAAATTATAAGCCAactctgatctgtacttctccaaaaCTTTGTCCCCAACCTGTTTGGCGAGCTCCTTGGTTaccatggtgccacttgcttggtggtgttgcagactctggggcctttcagaacagattttttgcatgcatacatgcatacatacagtgccttgtgaaagtattcggcccccttgaactttgcgaccttttgccacatttcaggcttcaaacataaagatataaaactgttttttttgtgaagaatcaacaacaagtgggacacaatcatgaagtggaacgacatttattggatatttcaaacttttttaacaaatca from Oncorhynchus keta strain PuntledgeMale-10-30-2019 chromosome 27, Oket_V2, whole genome shotgun sequence carries:
- the LOC118359812 gene encoding calcitonin gene-related peptide type 1 receptor-like, encoding MWRIPALWLPVLLLAVEVCHCEDVGTMLASEEVPNIPLSTTVTRSQILSAQFECYLKIIYDPPRNEAGTFCNRTWDGWLCWDDSAPGTAMQLCPVYFQDFDPSEKATKVCNSDGQWFRHPESNRIWSNYTQCQMYTKDKLTFAFSLYYLAIVGHGLSVVSLIISLCIFSYFKSLSCQRISLHKNMFLSFIFNSICTVIWLSAVANNQQLGASNPIGCKILTVLNQYTFGSNYFWMLCEGIYLHTLIIVAVFVGEQKLGWYYVLGWGFPIIPAITHAVARGLFYDDRCWISSDTHLLYIIHGPVHAALLVNLFFLLNIVRVLITKLQVTHSAESNAYMKVVRATLILIPLLGAQFILVPWRPEGRKARAIYEFIMNIFAHFQGLLVAIIFCFYNAEVQACLRRKWAQTKLVWKWTDSYSHYNTNSSGTETSRATVSLELTAPEEDTIIKPGGSVHYRANGQSNGKRCTNGEMDTPRILETTDI